The Qipengyuania aurantiaca genome contains the following window.
GGAGAGCGGGCCGGACAGCTTGTGCCACCACTTGGCGCGCATTTCGCCGGTGCGCCGCCCGGCGTCCTCGAACGCCTCGATCTGCGGCCCAAGCTCCCAAAAGGGCACCGCCTCGGGGTCGATCTTGGCAAGGTCGATCTGGTCGGGCGTGAGCCCTTCGCCGACGACGAGGCTGTCACCCGTGCTGGAAGCGGCCGCGGCGACCTCGAAGCGCTCGATATTCTCCAGCCGCCAGCCGGGCCCCGCGTAAGTCGCGCGCTCGGCATCGACCTGTTCGACGATCGTGCCTTCGGGGCTGCGGCGGTACCAGGTGACGTTGCGCATGCGGATGGCGTCGCCCGAGCCGGTCAGCTGCGCGGCGGTCAGCACATTGCTTCCGTCGGCAAGATAGACATTGGCGCGAACGGAGGATTCCTCCGGGACCGGCCCCCATTCGGCCGCATCCCACGCCTTCAGGGTGGCGGTCGCGCGGGTAACGACGCGTTCGTTGAAAACGAAGGACACGCCGCCCACGACCAGCGCGGTGAGCAGCAGCGGGGCCAGCACCTGGTGCGCCGAGAGGCCGGCCGCCTTCATCGCGATGACCTCGCTGTTCTGGTTCAGCGTGACGAGCGAGATTAGCGTCGCGAGCAGCACCGAATAGGGCAGGAAGCGCTGGATCAATTGCGGCACGCGCAGGCTGGCGTATGTCAGCAGCTCGCCCTGTCCGTTGCCCTCAACCGCGAGGATCTTGCCGCTGTTCGACAGCAGGTCGAGCATCATCAGCACCAGCACCAGCATGACCAGCACCGCAAGGATGCGCACCACGAACAGCTTGGCGAGATATTTCGTCAGCGTTGCCGAAGGGAAGAAGTCGAGTTGCATCAGCTGGTCGCCTCATCGCCATCGTCGAGCACCACGCGCCGATTGCGGCGGAAGAGCTTGCCGATGCGCTTGGAGATCTTGGCGAACCAGTTCTCCAGCGCGCCGATGGCCTGTCCGCCGGGCACGAAGGCGACGCGGTAATACATCCACAAGATCAGCGCGGCGAAGAGGAAGAACGGCACCCATAGCGCCAGGATCGGATCGAACATGCCGATCGCGGCGAGGTCCTCCCCGTATTGGTTCACCTTGTGATAGGCGACGACCATGATGATCGAGAGGAACACGCCGAGCGCGCTGGTACTTCGCTTGGGCGGTATGCCCAGCGCCACCGCCAGCAGCGGCATCAGCGCCATCATCACCACCTCGACCAGCCGGAAATTGAAACTCGCCTGAGAGGCGTCGCGCTTGCTCTCGGTCTCGTTGTCGGCCCAGCCGATGCGCAGCAATTCGGGCAGGATATACTCGCGCTCATCCTCGCCGCGGGCGCGGAACTCTTCGATCGCGGGCAGGTCGATCGGCAGGTCGTGCCGCGAAAAGGTGAGCACGCGCGGCGTCTGGCTGCCGGTGTCCTGCACGATGGTGCCTTCGGTCAGGCGCAGGATGATCGTGTCGGGATCGTCGGTGGTGGCGAGGAAATTGCCTTCTTTGGCGCTGATCGACAGCACCTGCCCCTTGTCGTTGGCGACGCGCGCGAAGATGCCTTTCAGCTGCCGCCCGTCGTCCTCGCTTTCCTCTATCCGAAGCGCCATGCGGTCCGCCAGCGTGGTGAACTCGCCGACCTTGATCGAGGCGCCCAGCGCGCCCGAGCGCAGTTCGTATTCGAGCCGTTCATAGGTGAAGCGGCTGACCGGCTGGATGAAGAACACCAGCGCGACATTCAGCGCCATCAGTATGCCGGTAATTAGGAAAGGCACGCGCAGCAGGCGGCCATAGCTCATCCCCACGGCGCGGAAGACATCGAGCTCGCTCGTCGTTGCCAGCTTGCGGAAGGCAAGCAGTATGCCGAGCAGCAGGCCCAGCGGAATGGCAAGGCTCGCGTATTCCGGCAGCAGCGTTGCAAGCATCTTGAAGACCACGCCGACCGGGCCGCCTTCGACCGCGACGAAATCGAGCAGCCGCAGCATCTTGTCGAGCACCAGCAAGGACGCTGCCAGCACGAACACGCCCACCATCGGCACGATCACGAGCCGGGCGATGTAGCGGTCGATTGCGGGGAGGAAATTGAGCACTCGGGTTCCGGCTATTGGGTCACTTGGGGCACGGCCCTAGCGGCAAAATCGGCGCGCGTCATGCCCTACCAGAACCGGCTGCCGGGAATGCCCTTGAAGGGGCCGGCCTCGCGGCTGGTAATCCACCCACCGTAGAAGCCGCCCGGCTGGGGCGTGACCTGTTCGCCGTCGACCAGGCATTCGTCGAATGGCTCGGGATAGAAGGCGAGAAAATCGGCGATGGGCGCAAAAGCGGCGGTGGGGTCGGCATAGCTCCACGCCGCCGCTTCGATCCGCTCGTCACCGATGACCACATCCCAATAGCGCGCCTGGCCCTTCCATTCGCACAGCGAACGCTGCGGATTAGGCTGGAGATGAGCGGACGCAATGTCCTGTGGAGGCAGGTAATAGGTCGGCGGGTGGCTGGTTTCGAGCGTGCGCCAGGCTCCGCGCGTATCGGCCAGCGTCACGCCGCGATGGCGGATGACGATGTGCCGGTCGGTAGGTTCGGCGATGGCGGGGCGGGGGTAGTCCCAGACGCTTTCCTGTCCTTCGCCCACCGGATCGGGCTCGGGATGGCCGAAGAAGGCTATCGCCTTACGCCTTTTCCAGCGTGCACTGGAGCGGGTGCTGGTTCTGGCGCGCGAAGTCCATCACCTGGTTCACCTTGGTTTCGGCGACTTCGTAGGGGAAGATTCCGCAGACGCCGACGCCCTTCTGGTGGACGTGCAGCATGACGCGGGTCGCCTCTTCCATGTCCATGCGGAAGAAGCGCTTCAGCACGATCACCACGAATTCCATCGGGGTGTAATCATCGTTCAGCAGGAGCACCTTGTACTGGCTGGGCTTCTTGGGCTTGGCGCGGGTCTTGGTGGCGATGGCGACCTGGCCGTCGCCTTCGCGCGTATCGTCATCGCCGTCTTCGGCGGCGCGGATCGTGTGGAGGCGGAAGGGATGGGTCATGTCAGCGCGCCAATATCGTAAGGCTTTGCGGAATCGCAAGTGGCTAAACCATGTTCGCCGTTACGAGTATCCGCTGCACAAGCAAACGGGCCGGACGACACATGGTGCCATCCGACCCGCCGTTTCCAACTACCGGGCAAGGGAGAGAGGAGAGAGATGCCCGGCGGGTTGAAGCTGGTAAATGCTATTCGCGCTTAGGCGGCCTTGCGGACCTTCTCGGCAGCGAGGCTCATGCGGCTGGACAGCGGAGCGAAGGCTTCGTTGGCGAGCTTGAGCATGGCTTCGGTGTTCTTCGAGGTGGTCGAGACCATGGCGTCGAAGTTGCGGCGTGCGATTTCGCCCTGGAGCTGGAACAGCTCGGTCGGCGACTTCACGGCAGCGAACTTCTTGACGTCGCCCTGGACGGTTTCGGCAGCCGACTTGGCTTCTTCGACATAGGTGCGGCCCATGTCCTGCATGCCGCCGGCAAGGATCTTGCCGCTTTCGACGAGAGCTTCGAAGTTACCCTTCTGGAATTCGACGACGCCCTGGGTCATTTCGGCACCCTTGTCGTAAGCAGCCTTGGCGCGGGTCTGCGCTTCGGCAGCCATTTCCTTCGCCTTGGCGGTGTAGTCGGTGGTCTTAGCGTTCTTGGCAGTGGCCATGATGGTGTCCTTCAATTTGGTAATCGGGGTAGCGGAGGTCGTGGTAGCCGGCTTCTTCGCAGGAGCTGCCTTCTTGGCGGCAACCTTCTTCGGAGCGGCCTTCTTCGCCACGGTCTTCTTGGGAGCTGCCTTCTTGGCGGCCGGCTTCTTCTTCGCCGGGACCTTCTTGGCGGGCGCCTTTTTCGCGGGAGCTGCAACGGCCTTGGCGACCTTGTCGGTCTTCACCGGCGCCGGGCTGTCCGCTTCGACTGCCTTGGCGACAGCCGCGGTGTTCACCTCGGCGGTCTTCTTTTCGGCAGCCGCGGCATAAGCCTTCTCGGCAGCAGCATCGATTTTGGTCTGGCTCTCGGCCATGGGAATAACCTCGCTTTATGTTGCACTGCACAAAATAGGCATTGCAGCTGCGAAGTCAAGGGGTTTTTGTGCAGTGCACAATGAGGTGCGGCAAGCCGTGTTATCAGCGCGTTATAGCGCCGATCAGCGCGTGGCGACGTAGCGTCCCGGCGCGTCCTCGATCACTACATCGCCCTTTCCGCCCGGCTTGCGCTTGCCCGTCGCGGCAACGGTTTCGCCGTCCTGGGTGCGCAGCCAGTCGATCCAGTCGGGCCACCAGCTGCCGGGGTGCTCCTGGGCGCCCTCGCGGAATTCGGCGAGGTTGCGGGGCTCGCCGTCGTTGGTCCAGTACTGGTACTTGCCCGAGGACGGCGGGTTGACCACCCCGGCGATGTGGCCCGATCCCGCCAGCACGAACTTGATCGGGCCGGTAAAATGTTCCTTCAGGCGCCAGACGCTTTCGGCCGGGGCGATATGGTCTTCCTTGCCCGCCTGCACATAGGTCGGCGTCTTGACCGTGCCGAGGTCGATCGGTGTGTTGTCGACGCTCAGCGCGTCGGCCTCCACCAGCCGGTTGTCGCGATAGAGGTCGCGCAAATATTGCTGGTGCCATTTGGCGGGCAGGTTGGTGACGTCGCCGTTCCAGTGCAGCAGGTCGAAGGCCGGATAGTCCTCGCCCAGCAGGTAATTGTTGACGACGTAGTTCCAGATCAGGTCGGTGCCGCGCAGCAGGTTGAAGGTCGCCGCCATGTAGCGACCGTCGAGATAGCCGTCGGGCGAAAGCGCCTTGATCGTGCCGAGCTGGCTGTCGTCGATGAAATTGAGCAATTCGCCCGCCTTCTCGAAATCGACCTGCGCGGTGAAGAAGGTGGCCGATTTGACCTTGTCCTCTTCGCCCCGGCGATGGAGCAGGGCGAGGGTGGCGGCGAGCGTCGTACCCGCGACGCAATAGCCGATCGCGTGGACGCTCGGCACATCGAGGCGGGCGCGGATATGGTCGATCGCGTCGATCTGCGCGCGGACGTAATCGTCCCAGATCACGTCCTTCATGCTGGCATCGGCCGACTTCCAGCTGACCATGAAGACGGTGACGCCCTGCTCGACCGCCCATTTCACGAAGCTCTTCTTCTCGTTGAGGTCGAGGATGTAGAAACGGTTGATCCACGGCGGGAAGATCACCAGCGGGGTCGCCATGACCTTCTCGGTGGTCGGCGTGTACTGGATCAGCTGGTAGAGCGGCGTCTCGTGAACGACCTTGCCCGGCGTGGTGGCGATGTTCTCGCCCAGCGTGAAGGCGCTCGCATCCGTGTGGCTGAGCTGCCCGCGCCGCATGTCGGCGAGCAAATGCTCCATTCCCTTGACCAGGTTCTGCCCCTTGGTCTCGAGCGTGCGCTCCATCACCACGGGGTTGAGGAGCGGGAAATTGGCCGGGCTCGCCGCTTCGGTGATCGCCTTTGTGGTGAATTTGAGCTGTTCGCGCTGCTGCGGGTTCAGCCCTTCCATGCTGTCGGCCATCTGCTCGACCCGCTCGGCAAGGAAGAGATAGGTCTGGTGGATCAGCGCGAAGGCAGGGTGCGCGCGCCATTTCTCGTCGGCGAAGCGGCGGTCCTTGCGCGGCAGTTCGACCTCGCCGTCCATGCCATCGGCGGCCTTGGGGCCGAGACCGTACTGGCCGAGCACCGTGTTCCACAGCTCCATGCCCTCGTCCCACAGCGCCTTTTGCTGTTCGGCCTGTGCGATCGGCATCTGCCTGTACCAGTCGGTGGCGAGTGCCATCCAGCGCGCCGGATCGAAATAGGGGACCAGAGCCTGCGGATTGCTCATCTGCTCGGCTTGGTACTGCGCCCAGAGCGCCTGCAATTTCGCGCCCGTTTCGGCCCAGGCCTGCGCGTCCTCCGGCTTCATCGGCGCCTCGCCCATCATCATCTGCGGATCCATCCCGCCGGTCATCGGCGCGAACATGGCGCGCATCAGCTTGGCCGGATGTTCGTAGAGATTGGTGAAGGGATCGGGCGTTTCGGTCATCTATGTCTCCGGCCGTGAAAGCGGCTCTTCTCGGGTCTCTAAGATAATTCGCGTCGCCAATATAGCGAGCGCTTTGCGCTTGGGGCGCGAATAGGTAATCAGTGTGACGAAACAACGCACACAAGAGGCGAAATGTCCGACGAATTCTACCGCATCAAACGTATGCCTCCCTATGTGATCGCGGAGGTCAACGCGATGCGGCACGCGGCCCGGCAGGCGGGGCGCGACATCATCGACCTCGGCATGGGCAACCCGGACCAGCCGCCGCCGCAGCACGTGATCGACAAGCTTTGCGAGGTCGCGCAGAAGCCCACCGCGCATGGCTATTCGCAGTCGAAGGGAATCCCCGGCCTGCGCCGCGCCCAGGCAAATTACTACGATCGGCGCTTCGGGGTGGAACTCGATCCCGAGCGCGAGGTGGTGGTGACGATGGGCTCAAAGGAGGGCCTCTCCTCCATGGCCACCGCCATCAGCGCGCCGGGCGATGTGATCCTCGCGCCGAGC
Protein-coding sequences here:
- the lptG gene encoding LPS export ABC transporter permease LptG, which encodes MQLDFFPSATLTKYLAKLFVVRILAVLVMLVLVLMMLDLLSNSGKILAVEGNGQGELLTYASLRVPQLIQRFLPYSVLLATLISLVTLNQNSEVIAMKAAGLSAHQVLAPLLLTALVVGGVSFVFNERVVTRATATLKAWDAAEWGPVPEESSVRANVYLADGSNVLTAAQLTGSGDAIRMRNVTWYRRSPEGTIVEQVDAERATYAGPGWRLENIERFEVAAAASSTGDSLVVGEGLTPDQIDLAKIDPEAVPFWELGPQIEAFEDAGRRTGEMRAKWWHKLSGPLSSFLMPLLGAVAAFGLARSGQLFVRALIGMALGFAYFVVDNAALAMGSFGGYPPLLAAWAPFFLFALIGETVLIRTEE
- a CDS encoding LptF/LptG family permease, with the translated sequence MLNFLPAIDRYIARLVIVPMVGVFVLAASLLVLDKMLRLLDFVAVEGGPVGVVFKMLATLLPEYASLAIPLGLLLGILLAFRKLATTSELDVFRAVGMSYGRLLRVPFLITGILMALNVALVFFIQPVSRFTYERLEYELRSGALGASIKVGEFTTLADRMALRIEESEDDGRQLKGIFARVANDKGQVLSISAKEGNFLATTDDPDTIILRLTEGTIVQDTGSQTPRVLTFSRHDLPIDLPAIEEFRARGEDEREYILPELLRIGWADNETESKRDASQASFNFRLVEVVMMALMPLLAVALGIPPKRSTSALGVFLSIIMVVAYHKVNQYGEDLAAIGMFDPILALWVPFFLFAALILWMYYRVAFVPGGQAIGALENWFAKISKRIGKLFRRNRRVVLDDGDEATS
- a CDS encoding DUF427 domain-containing protein; protein product: MGEGQESVWDYPRPAIAEPTDRHIVIRHRGVTLADTRGAWRTLETSHPPTYYLPPQDIASAHLQPNPQRSLCEWKGQARYWDVVIGDERIEAAAWSYADPTAAFAPIADFLAFYPEPFDECLVDGEQVTPQPGGFYGGWITSREAGPFKGIPGSRFW
- the clpS gene encoding ATP-dependent Clp protease adapter ClpS, which translates into the protein MTHPFRLHTIRAAEDGDDDTREGDGQVAIATKTRAKPKKPSQYKVLLLNDDYTPMEFVVIVLKRFFRMDMEEATRVMLHVHQKGVGVCGIFPYEVAETKVNQVMDFARQNQHPLQCTLEKA
- a CDS encoding phasin family protein translates to MAESQTKIDAAAEKAYAAAAEKKTAEVNTAAVAKAVEADSPAPVKTDKVAKAVAAPAKKAPAKKVPAKKKPAAKKAAPKKTVAKKAAPKKVAAKKAAPAKKPATTTSATPITKLKDTIMATAKNAKTTDYTAKAKEMAAEAQTRAKAAYDKGAEMTQGVVEFQKGNFEALVESGKILAGGMQDMGRTYVEEAKSAAETVQGDVKKFAAVKSPTELFQLQGEIARRNFDAMVSTTSKNTEAMLKLANEAFAPLSSRMSLAAEKVRKAA
- a CDS encoding PHA/PHB synthase family protein, translating into MTETPDPFTNLYEHPAKLMRAMFAPMTGGMDPQMMMGEAPMKPEDAQAWAETGAKLQALWAQYQAEQMSNPQALVPYFDPARWMALATDWYRQMPIAQAEQQKALWDEGMELWNTVLGQYGLGPKAADGMDGEVELPRKDRRFADEKWRAHPAFALIHQTYLFLAERVEQMADSMEGLNPQQREQLKFTTKAITEAASPANFPLLNPVVMERTLETKGQNLVKGMEHLLADMRRGQLSHTDASAFTLGENIATTPGKVVHETPLYQLIQYTPTTEKVMATPLVIFPPWINRFYILDLNEKKSFVKWAVEQGVTVFMVSWKSADASMKDVIWDDYVRAQIDAIDHIRARLDVPSVHAIGYCVAGTTLAATLALLHRRGEEDKVKSATFFTAQVDFEKAGELLNFIDDSQLGTIKALSPDGYLDGRYMAATFNLLRGTDLIWNYVVNNYLLGEDYPAFDLLHWNGDVTNLPAKWHQQYLRDLYRDNRLVEADALSVDNTPIDLGTVKTPTYVQAGKEDHIAPAESVWRLKEHFTGPIKFVLAGSGHIAGVVNPPSSGKYQYWTNDGEPRNLAEFREGAQEHPGSWWPDWIDWLRTQDGETVAATGKRKPGGKGDVVIEDAPGRYVATR